From the Quercus lobata isolate SW786 chromosome 6, ValleyOak3.0 Primary Assembly, whole genome shotgun sequence genome, one window contains:
- the LOC115950488 gene encoding uncharacterized protein LOC115950488 has translation MSNSKDSSSDKPFSDDQQDHHDRPQNASDDTTMQEAENVTGTNVEIERDSSSVTPFMAQETGDHEGGDADDIVIEPQEGSSKKQGGHGDELGAISSGVNKPKRKVELVDPPTLRDPVCIVCSKQFGSWKAVFGHMRSHPGRDWRGVFPPPTGIWDPLRDIDQKASMPNIDPNIGPQAQEEIATTLLNVAQGVLQRLNESDKNEGVIAISEASSSSLGRGLGIDLNQPQEKSPSTAPVLDLNKPAKEKDDDSSSDDGK, from the coding sequence ATGAGTAACTCTAAAGACTCCTCATCCGACAAGCCCTTCTCTGATGACCAACAAGACCATCATGATAGGCCTCAAAATGCTAGTGATGACACCACCATGCAAGAGGCTGAAAATGTCACAGGGACTAATGTTGAGATTGAACGAGACTCATCTTCTGTTACACCTTTTATGGCTCAAGAAACTGGTGATCATGAGGGTGGTGATGCTGATGATATTGTTATAGAGCCCCAAGAAGGTTCTTCTAAGAAGCAAGGAGGCCATGGAGACGAGTTGGGTGCAATAAGTAGTGGTGTAAACAAACCTAAGAGGAAGGTGGAGTTGGTGGATCCTCCAACACTACGCGATCCAGTTTGTATTGTATGTAGCAAGCAGTTTGGCTCGTGGAAGGCTGTATTTGGACACATGAGATCTCATCCTGGGCGTGATTGGAGGGGGGTGTTTCCTCCCCCAACTGGAATATGGGACCCTTTAcgagatatagaccaaaaagcAAGCATGCCTAATATAGATCCTAACATAGGTCCTCAAGCTCAAGAGGAAATCGCTACGACTCTTCTTAATGTGGCTCAAGGTGTGTTACAGAGATTGAATGAAAGTGACAAAAATGAGGGTGTAATTGCCATCAGTGAGGCTTCCTCTTCATCACTCGGGAGAGGACTGGGGATTGATTTGAACCAACCACAAGAGAAAAGTCCTAGTACTGCTCCTGTTTTGGATCTCAACAAGCCTGCAAAAGAGAAGGATGATGACAGTTCTTCAGACGATGGGAAATGA
- the LOC115995229 gene encoding phosphoinositide phosphatase SAC7-like: MMERADSSKKLYSRLRLWEFPDQYIVEPTDGSCGSSLVISRKDGSMSLIDELPESSSVPKVRPIFGVVGMLKLLAGSYLIVITKRECVGSYLGHPIFKVSSLKIFPCNHSLENSTAEQKKMETEFSGLLNIAEKTSGLYFSYETNLTLSAQRLNDLGDESKLLPLWRQAEPRFLWNNYMLEVLIDNKLDPYILPVVQGSFNNFQAAIGKDVIDVTLVARRCTRRNGTRMWRRGADSDGYVANFVESEQIMQFNGFTASFVQVRGSIPLLWEQIVDLTYKPKFQIVKLEEAPRVVERHFLDLRKKYGAVFAVDLVNKHGGEGRLSEKYAGAMQHVVSDDVRYLHFDFHHICGHVHFERLSILYEQISDFIERNGYLLLNEKGEKMKEQLGVVRTNCIDCLDRTNVTQSMIGRKMLEFQLRRLGVFGAEETISSHPKFDDSFKVLWANHGDDISLQYSGTGALKGDFVRYGQRTIQGILKDGWNALARYYLNNFCDGTKQDAIDLLQGHYIVSVSRDMTTPSQKGGGLEAVASFPLALSLVLTGFFFATMSLGQGQYDLRHFFFSFMWAGLSVALAAFVRANGRIFCNRPRLHKPR, from the exons ATGATGGAGAGGGCTGATTCTAGTAAAAAGCTATATTCGCGTCTGCGTCTATGGGAGTTTCCGGATCAGTATATTGTTGAGCCCACTGATGGCTCTTGTGGTTCCTCCTTGGTCATCAGTCGGAAGGACGGCTCAATGAGTCTGATTG ATGAGCTTCCAGAATCCAGCTCTGTTCCTAAAGTTCGGCCaatttttggtgttgttgggaTGCTAAAGCTCTTGGCAG GTTCGTATTTAATAGTTATAACCAAGCGTGAATGTGTTGGATCTTACTTGGGGCATCCTATCTTTAAAGTTTCATCCCTGAAGATTTTTCCCTGTAATCATTCTCTTGAAAATTCCACTGCAGAGCAG AAAAAGATGGAGACTGAGTTTTCTGGGCTGCTAAATATTGCAGAGAAGACTTCTGGTCTGTACTTCTCATACGAAACCAATTTAACACTGAG TGCACAGCGATTAAATGATCTGGGTGATGAGTCAAAATTGCTTCCTCTTTGGAGACAA GCAGAACCTCGATTTCTATGGAACAACTATATGTTGGAAGTGCTCATAGATAACAAG CTTGATCCGTACATACTACCTGTTGTCCAAGGGA GCTTTAATAACTTTCAAGCAGCCATTGGGAAAGATGTTATTGATGTTACTCTGGTTGCGAGGAGATGTACAAGGAGAAATG GCACTCGGATGTGGAGAAGAGGAGCTGATTCCGATGGGTATGTTGCTAATTTTGTGGAATCCGAGCAAATTATGCAATTTAATGGATTTACAGCATCATTTGTTCAG GTTCGGGGGTCAATTCCATTGCTTTGGGAGCAAATTGTAGATTTGACATATAAGCCGAAGTTTCAAATTGTTAAACTTGAGGAAGCT CCCCGAGTAGTTGAGCGACATTTTCtggatttaagaaaaaaatatgggGCTGTTTTTGCTGTTGATCTTGTCAACAAG CATGGAGGTGAAGGACGCTTAAGTGAAAAATATGCGGGTGCAATGCAGCATGTTGTTAGTGATGATGTAAG ATATCTGCACTTCGATTTTCATCATATTTGCGGGCATGTTCATTTTGAGCGCCTCTCAATCCTTTATGAGCAAATTTCAGATTTCATTGAGAGAAATGG gTACCTTTTGTTGAATGAAAAGGGTGAGAAAATGAAGGAGCAACTTGGAGTTGTGCGGACAAATTGTATTGATTGCTTAGACCGTACGAATGTTACCCAG AGCATGATAGGCCGGAAAATGTTGGAGTTCCAACTTAGAAGGCTTGGTGTTTTTGGTGCTGAAGAAACTATCAGCTCACATCCAAAGTTTGATGATAGCTTTAAAGTCT TGTGGGCTAATCATGGGGATGACATAAGCCTTCAATATTCTGGCACTGGTGCTTTGAAAGGAGATTTTGTCAG ATATGGCCAGCGGACAATCCAAGGGATCCTTAAGGATGGATGGAATGCCCTTGCACGCTATTATTTGAATAACTTTTGTGATGGAACAAAACAG GACGCAATTGATCTCCTTCAAGGGCATTATATTGTTTCTGTCAGCCGAGATATGACTACCCCATCTCAAAAAGGAGGAGGCCTTGAGGCTGTAGCT TCCTTTCCACTGGCTTTATCACTGGTTTTGACTGGGTTCTTTTTCGCAACTATGTCATTGGGGCAAG